The sequence below is a genomic window from Haloarcula laminariae.
GGCAATCTGGTAATCCGGGAGAGAAGGGCTGTGCGTGGTGTTTTCCCGACCGACCGACCCCGCAGGGGGGTTGGTCGGTCGGTGGGTAGGTGACTGTCGCCGTCCGCCCGGTGGCCACGGTCGGGAAGGAGATCGACGCGACGGACCACTGCGGATGCCGCAGCCGGCTCCGCGAGTTGTCGCTCGCTCCGCTCGCTCTGCTCGGCGTACGCCGGTTGCGGCCGTCCTCGTTCGTCAGTCGGGCGGGTCGAGTCCGACCGGGCCGTCGTTGAGGCGCTGTCGGTAGAAGTCGGACGGCGTGACGCCCCGACGTAGCGGGCCGTCGCCGTCCACAGGGGAAACCTCGTAGTCGTCCATGAGAAGCTCCCAGTCGCGTTCTGTGTCCTCTGAGGAGCCTCGAACAGCTAGGTCGATGTCGGCGCTACTGCCGTACCGTCTCGCGCCGTCAGGCAGGTCGTGGAGCGCTCCCTTGGTCAGGTACTTCGTGAGGTAGCGAGCGGCGTTCCGGGCGTTCACTCGCCTGATATCGACAACGTGGCCGAGACCGACGCGCTGGGCAGTCTCAGAGAGCATTTCCTGCGGTAGGTAGCGGTCCACGAGGAGATGCAGGTGCGGGTTCCCGCCGTCGCCTTCCTCGCGAATCCACACGTAGGACATTCCGGGGTAGCGGTCCTTTATCTCCGTTCTGAGCGCATTAAAGCGCTCGGTCAGGTATCGGTGCTGGTCGTCCTGGGCGTCCGGCGCGGTCGACGGGTCGAGCGTCAGCGTGAGCAGTCGGCGGAGCTCCGGGCGCTCCTCGATGAGCCGGTCGAGCTCCTCGACGAGGTTGCAGCGCATTCGGTGGGCGCAGCAGTAGCAATCCCATGAGTTGCACCGGAACGGGGCGATTTCACCGTCCTCAGCCTCTAACTCCATGTTTCGGTATATCTCGCGGCAGTCGTAGCGCTCGTCCTCCTGGTCGTCGTCGGTCAGGTCTACGTGGTCTTCTAGCTCGCTCTGCCGGGTTTCGGCAGTGTCTGGCTCTCTTGAGTTGTTCTTACCGTCGTCAAGTGAAGGACCGCTCACCGCCACCGCCTCCGCAGTAGGAGGGGTCCTCGCTCCGCTCGGACCCTGCGCGCCCTCCGCTCGGTCGGGCGCTTGTGGCGG
It includes:
- a CDS encoding rolling circle replication-associated protein, whose product is MSGPSLDDGKNNSREPDTAETRQSELEDHVDLTDDDQEDERYDCREIYRNMELEAEDGEIAPFRCNSWDCYCCAHRMRCNLVEELDRLIEERPELRRLLTLTLDPSTAPDAQDDQHRYLTERFNALRTEIKDRYPGMSYVWIREEGDGGNPHLHLLVDRYLPQEMLSETAQRVGLGHVVDIRRVNARNAARYLTKYLTKGALHDLPDGARRYGSSADIDLAVRGSSEDTERDWELLMDDYEVSPVDGDGPLRRGVTPSDFYRQRLNDGPVGLDPPD